One stretch of Alcaligenes aquatilis DNA includes these proteins:
- a CDS encoding Maf family protein codes for MPFQPIYLASASPRRHDLLNSIQITHEVLNVPSPPGEDEPRLEQEAVLDYVRRTARDKLLRALEWRVQNSSLDQERAILSADTTVCMGEDIFGKPADLDDAARILRELSGRRHKVMTALSLGVGGVEFESISISEVSFKTLNEQEIAEYCASGEPMGKAGAYGIQGLGGAFISHLSGSYTGVMGLPVHETYRLLELANLKIRALG; via the coding sequence ATGCCTTTTCAGCCCATCTACTTGGCCTCTGCCAGCCCGCGCCGCCACGACCTGCTCAACAGCATCCAGATTACTCATGAAGTCCTGAATGTACCCAGCCCTCCAGGCGAGGATGAACCCCGTCTGGAACAAGAGGCCGTGCTGGACTATGTTCGGCGTACCGCCCGCGACAAACTGCTGCGCGCGCTGGAATGGCGTGTACAGAACAGCAGCCTGGATCAAGAACGCGCTATTTTAAGTGCCGACACCACGGTCTGCATGGGCGAAGACATTTTTGGCAAACCTGCGGATCTGGACGACGCCGCACGTATCTTGCGCGAGCTCTCGGGCCGCCGTCACAAAGTGATGACAGCCTTGTCCCTGGGCGTAGGTGGAGTGGAATTTGAAAGCATCAGCATTAGCGAAGTCAGCTTCAAAACCCTAAACGAACAAGAAATTGCAGAATACTGTGCCAGCGGCGAACCTATGGGCAAAGCCGGAGCCTATGGCATTCAAGGCCTGGGTGGCGCATTTATCAGCCATTTGAGTGGCAGCTATACCGGCGTGATGGGTTTGCCTGTACACGAAACCTATCGCTTACTGGAATTGGCTAACCTGAAAATCCGCGCCCTCGGTTGA
- the dsbG gene encoding thiol:disulfide interchange protein DsbG, whose protein sequence is MSLSSFSIRLALAGLLCASTAAQAADRPAALKALEEQGLSIVGEFDAPGGLKAWGAYSGNRALAIYNLPDGQHMMVGTMIDAKGEEVRPAGLDELVQPAIAKDMLGKLEKSRWIKDGDDKASRVVYVFTDPNCPYCMQFWQMARPWVESGKVQLRHIMVGILAPSSSLKSAAILAAKDPTKALNEHSLAMLKDRSAGVKGLDSIPSDIEADLTRNEDLMMGWDLRATPAMVWQDEQGRIQMQTGASPDIAERVFGPR, encoded by the coding sequence ATGTCGCTTTCTTCTTTTTCGATTCGTCTTGCCCTGGCCGGTTTGCTATGTGCAAGCACGGCCGCGCAAGCCGCCGACCGTCCCGCTGCACTGAAAGCCCTGGAAGAACAAGGGCTGTCTATTGTGGGCGAGTTTGATGCCCCCGGTGGCCTGAAAGCCTGGGGTGCCTATAGCGGAAATCGGGCTCTGGCTATCTACAACTTGCCCGATGGGCAGCATATGATGGTCGGCACCATGATCGATGCCAAAGGCGAAGAGGTACGTCCTGCAGGCCTGGACGAGCTGGTGCAACCGGCTATCGCCAAAGACATGCTGGGCAAGCTGGAAAAGTCCCGCTGGATCAAAGATGGCGACGATAAGGCCTCACGCGTGGTCTACGTCTTTACCGATCCCAACTGCCCTTACTGCATGCAGTTCTGGCAAATGGCCCGCCCCTGGGTTGAGTCCGGCAAGGTGCAACTGCGTCACATCATGGTGGGCATTCTGGCTCCCAGCAGCAGTCTGAAATCGGCCGCCATCCTGGCCGCCAAAGACCCAACCAAGGCCTTGAACGAGCACTCCCTGGCCATGCTGAAAGACCGCAGCGCCGGTGTGAAAGGGCTGGACAGCATACCCAGCGACATCGAGGCCGACCTGACCCGCAATGAAGATCTGATGATGGGCTGGGACTTGCGTGCCACCCCCGCCATGGTCTGGCAAGATGAGCAGGGTCGCATTCAAATGCAGACCGGCGCTTCGCCCGACATTGCCGAACGCGTTTTTGGCCCACGCTAA
- the rsfS gene encoding ribosome silencing factor — protein MNIETLQRLVIDALEDVKAQDIKVFSTTHMTGLFDRVVIASGTSNRQTRALAQNVFDKARQNKVDVLAHEGEDTGEWVLLDLGDIVVHCMQPAIRQYYNLEELWGERPVEVELLPQSRQVPPTGFFASADEDAD, from the coding sequence ATGAATATAGAAACACTTCAACGACTCGTCATCGATGCCCTCGAAGACGTCAAAGCTCAAGACATCAAGGTCTTTAGCACTACCCACATGACCGGCCTGTTCGATCGTGTGGTCATCGCCAGTGGTACGTCCAACCGGCAAACCCGCGCTCTGGCCCAGAACGTGTTTGATAAAGCACGTCAAAACAAAGTCGACGTTCTGGCCCATGAAGGCGAGGACACCGGCGAATGGGTATTGCTGGATTTGGGTGACATTGTGGTGCATTGCATGCAGCCCGCCATCCGCCAGTATTACAACCTGGAAGAACTTTGGGGCGAGCGCCCTGTCGAAGTGGAACTGCTGCCGCAATCGCGCCAGGTTCCACCCACTGGCTTTTTCGCCAGCGCCGACGAAGACGCAGACTAA
- the rlmH gene encoding 23S rRNA (pseudouridine(1915)-N(3))-methyltransferase RlmH, with protein sequence MKLIVIAVGQRMPDWVEQGWQEYARRLPQDCAIELREIKAEPRTSGKTPAQMMQAEAKRIEAAIPAQAMRIALDERGKDLTTVKLAQELERWRSSGQDIAILVGGPDGLDASLKQSCHGMLRLSSLTLPHPLVRIFLAEQLYRAWSVMTGHPYHRA encoded by the coding sequence ATGAAACTCATTGTCATTGCCGTCGGTCAGCGTATGCCCGACTGGGTAGAACAAGGCTGGCAGGAATATGCTCGCCGCCTGCCCCAGGACTGCGCCATAGAACTGCGTGAAATCAAGGCCGAGCCCCGTACCAGCGGCAAAACACCTGCCCAGATGATGCAGGCTGAAGCCAAACGTATTGAAGCAGCCATCCCCGCCCAGGCAATGCGTATTGCTCTGGACGAACGCGGCAAGGACCTGACCACCGTCAAGCTAGCCCAGGAACTGGAACGTTGGCGCAGCAGTGGTCAGGATATTGCGATTCTGGTCGGAGGCCCGGACGGGCTGGACGCAAGCTTGAAGCAAAGTTGCCACGGCATGCTGCGCCTGTCCTCCCTGACGCTGCCCCACCCTCTGGTACGCATTTTTCTGGCCGAACAACTGTATCGCGCCTGGTCCGTCATGACCGGGCATCCTTATCACCGCGCCTGA